In Paenibacillus hexagrammi, the following are encoded in one genomic region:
- a CDS encoding carbohydrate ABC transporter permease, whose protein sequence is MRTGFKISFSWFSVMNTTVFAIFTLACIFPFYYLFINTISNNDLSDKGLIMFVPQGIHFTNYEQVLKIPGLLTSIAVSVSRTVLGTLVTVAASAFLGYLFTKNAMWGRKFWYRFLVVTMYFNAGLIPWYLVMLHLGMTNNFLAYILPQAVSPFFIILVKTFVESTPAALQESAEMDGAGYLVIFYRIVVPLVKPILATITIFSAVTQWNMFTDTLFLITDSKLFTLQFILYRYMNEATSLAALMKSMQGSSGMNIANMVNPTTIRTTVSMFVVAPIVLVYPFFQRYFVKGILIGSVKG, encoded by the coding sequence TTTTCCGTTATGAACACGACGGTATTTGCCATCTTTACACTTGCCTGTATCTTTCCTTTTTACTATCTATTTATTAACACGATCAGCAATAACGATTTGAGCGACAAGGGGCTCATTATGTTTGTTCCGCAGGGCATCCACTTTACGAACTACGAGCAGGTACTGAAGATTCCGGGGCTGTTAACCTCGATTGCGGTGTCCGTCTCTCGTACGGTGCTGGGTACCCTGGTCACGGTCGCTGCTTCAGCCTTCCTCGGCTATCTGTTCACCAAAAACGCTATGTGGGGACGAAAGTTCTGGTATCGCTTTCTTGTCGTCACGATGTATTTTAACGCTGGTCTTATTCCTTGGTATCTCGTTATGCTGCATCTGGGCATGACGAACAATTTTCTTGCTTACATTTTGCCGCAGGCCGTATCGCCGTTCTTTATCATTCTAGTAAAGACCTTTGTCGAATCCACTCCGGCTGCACTTCAGGAGTCCGCCGAGATGGATGGTGCAGGCTATCTGGTTATTTTCTACCGGATTGTCGTGCCGCTGGTTAAGCCGATTCTCGCCACAATCACGATATTCTCAGCCGTTACACAGTGGAATATGTTTACGGACACACTGTTCCTTATCACGGACAGTAAGCTGTTTACGCTGCAATTTATTTTGTACAGGTATATGAACGAGGCTACGTCGCTGGCTGCGCTGATGAAGAGCATGCAGGGCTCCAGCGGTATGAATATCGCCAATATGGTGAACCCGACGACCATACGGACCACGGTATCCATGTTCGTTGTGGCGCCAATCGTATTGGTATATCCATTTTTTCAACGGTATTTTGTGAAAGGCATTCTAATCGGCAGTGTCAAGGGGTGA
- a CDS encoding type 2 periplasmic-binding domain-containing protein, with protein MGKGKQRSIAAGTIALFLVLTACSSSGGEQSTAAPSNTGSEASSASPGAQPEVTIKVFSMLANYAGDQPGWFAKLMKDKFNAKLNIIASNLAGNQQKIATMMASGDLGDLVVFGSNGQDYQDAIKAGLLLDWNKDGLLQKYGQNIMKYAGQAVDANKQQFGGGEHVYGVGHDVGVGTGPSEGADMTFGPDLRWDLYQKLGSPKIEKFEDYLPLLKKMQEMEPKSDSGKPVYGFSLWSDWDNDFLTLAKVTAQLYGYQEGDGFNPGDLILVSADKANDYQGMLDENSYYMQGLKFYFDANQMGLLDPDSLTQKFSDVQNKMKDGQVLFSLFPWVDNVYNTPDHTSKNKGFKLVPFENEKIFSYGLSPYGGVRVWAIGSKAKDPARVMQILDWLYSPEGVEEANFGPKGLTWDIKDGKPYVTDFGWKALPANAESVADQYGGGNFKDGMNQINNSTLKISSINPETGEPYDYQIWNSTLNYNADPVTKSWREAMGVLTPKEYFVKTNKIAVNTPPFTGKAPATEPSDIKQKRSEVGKAIKTYSWKMVFAKNESEYNSLKQELLKKAKGLGYDEVVKWELDQTTNTVWKAMGSK; from the coding sequence ATGGGAAAAGGAAAACAAAGATCGATAGCCGCAGGAACCATTGCACTGTTCCTGGTTTTAACCGCTTGCAGCTCGAGTGGGGGAGAGCAGTCCACAGCTGCGCCGTCGAATACCGGCAGTGAAGCCTCGTCAGCCTCGCCGGGAGCCCAGCCGGAAGTGACGATCAAGGTGTTCTCGATGCTGGCGAATTACGCTGGTGATCAGCCGGGCTGGTTTGCGAAGCTGATGAAGGATAAATTCAATGCCAAGCTGAACATCATCGCCTCCAATCTAGCGGGTAATCAGCAAAAGATCGCTACGATGATGGCCAGTGGTGATCTAGGCGATTTGGTCGTCTTCGGCTCCAACGGACAAGACTATCAGGATGCGATCAAGGCCGGCTTGCTGCTGGATTGGAACAAGGACGGCTTGCTTCAGAAGTATGGGCAAAACATTATGAAGTACGCAGGGCAAGCCGTTGATGCCAATAAACAGCAATTCGGCGGCGGGGAGCACGTGTATGGAGTCGGTCATGACGTAGGTGTTGGGACGGGCCCTTCCGAGGGAGCGGATATGACATTCGGACCCGACCTGCGATGGGATTTGTATCAAAAGCTGGGAAGTCCGAAAATCGAAAAGTTCGAGGATTACTTGCCGCTGCTCAAGAAGATGCAGGAGATGGAGCCAAAGAGCGACAGCGGCAAGCCGGTATACGGATTCTCCCTATGGTCAGATTGGGATAACGACTTCTTGACGCTGGCAAAGGTAACGGCACAGCTCTACGGCTACCAGGAAGGCGACGGCTTTAATCCGGGCGATTTGATTCTCGTGTCCGCCGACAAGGCGAATGATTACCAGGGCATGCTGGACGAGAACAGTTACTATATGCAGGGCTTGAAATTTTATTTTGACGCCAACCAGATGGGGCTTCTGGATCCGGATTCCTTGACGCAGAAATTCTCGGACGTTCAGAACAAGATGAAAGACGGTCAAGTGTTGTTCTCGCTGTTTCCTTGGGTTGACAATGTGTATAACACTCCGGACCATACGTCGAAAAACAAAGGGTTCAAGCTGGTGCCTTTTGAAAATGAGAAAATATTCTCCTACGGGCTCAGCCCTTATGGCGGAGTCAGGGTTTGGGCAATCGGCTCGAAAGCCAAGGACCCGGCGCGCGTGATGCAGATTCTCGACTGGTTGTATTCGCCGGAGGGCGTAGAGGAGGCTAACTTCGGACCCAAGGGGCTTACGTGGGACATCAAGGACGGCAAGCCTTACGTAACGGACTTTGGCTGGAAAGCGCTGCCCGCGAATGCCGAGTCCGTTGCGGATCAGTACGGCGGCGGAAATTTCAAAGACGGCATGAATCAAATCAACAATTCTACGCTGAAAATCTCATCGATCAATCCGGAAACCGGAGAGCCCTACGACTATCAAATCTGGAATTCGACGCTGAATTACAATGCCGATCCGGTCACCAAAAGCTGGCGTGAAGCCATGGGCGTTTTGACGCCAAAGGAATACTTTGTGAAGACGAATAAAATAGCTGTCAACACGCCGCCTTTTACAGGCAAAGCGCCGGCTACGGAGCCTTCTGACATCAAGCAAAAACGCAGCGAAGTGGGCAAAGCGATCAAGACGTACTCCTGGAAGATGGTATTCGCTAAAAATGAGAGTGAATACAACAGCCTGAAACAGGAGCTGCTGAAGAAAGCCAAGGGGCTCGGTTACGATGAAGTTGTAAAATGGGAGTTGGATCAAACAACGAATACCGTGTGGAAGGCGATGGGCTCGAAGTAA
- a CDS encoding sensor histidine kinase translates to MLQIHLPDRVPDRVRSLRRTLVVYLMIACLLPLALVGVLTYYSTYSILTGKIESGVRANLSIEAASLENAINNLDFASKQFALDGQIVAEVTDYMQERDVYKKTQLMSSINAKINLVNFTNPNLGLTAYISPEASDPILFTNLNLKGNLNLSGLPEFIHYNGANYYGPHRTLYNYSENIVFSEQREIRTSDNKKLIVYLETNYNLFRKILNSNLYGMKVSHLLVNQDGEITFIEDADVPAQVIQEERRQVDTAYFEYDGYKLFRYTSPQGWQLLTVVSKATFDSEIYTWLRNMIILTVTTLGFAMLLAYFIWKRVYHPLRHVNQEIVRMAKNRSAPVSLTNVLEFDTVLRNFQKMKTTVNELIDTVSLNEKRKSELEIEKLLNQINPHFLHNTLNSVQWLARMNGQKEIDQLVTLLVKVLHYNLGKQSLIVTIKDEIDALKNYMELQKIRYDYEFDFHISVDEDILSVAVPRFLLQPLVENAIYHGMNESNGRVDVSIELNGEGAVLLKVEDNGSGMDAEALQRMLSDDGAKMRGLGIGLSYVKRMLDHYYREHMTFHIDSEIDRGTTITIIIPKKIKGDMDDQSHRRG, encoded by the coding sequence ATGCTGCAGATCCATCTACCTGATCGAGTCCCTGATCGAGTTCGGTCACTGAGGCGAACGTTGGTCGTATACCTGATGATTGCGTGTTTGCTTCCGCTTGCTCTGGTTGGAGTTCTCACTTACTATTCCACCTATTCCATTCTGACAGGTAAGATTGAGAGCGGAGTCCGCGCCAATTTAAGTATCGAAGCGGCCAGTTTGGAAAACGCTATCAATAACCTGGACTTTGCATCCAAGCAATTTGCGCTCGACGGTCAGATCGTGGCAGAGGTTACCGACTATATGCAGGAACGCGATGTGTACAAGAAGACTCAGCTGATGAGCTCCATTAACGCCAAGATTAATTTGGTTAATTTTACGAACCCAAACCTGGGGCTGACCGCGTACATTTCACCTGAAGCTTCCGATCCGATTCTATTCACCAACCTCAATTTGAAAGGGAACCTGAATTTATCCGGTCTCCCCGAATTCATTCACTATAACGGAGCCAATTACTACGGACCTCATCGTACCTTGTACAACTACAGCGAAAATATCGTCTTTTCCGAGCAGCGAGAAATCCGTACGAGCGATAACAAAAAGCTGATCGTTTATCTGGAAACGAACTATAACCTATTTAGAAAAATCTTAAACTCGAATTTGTACGGGATGAAGGTCTCTCATCTTCTTGTTAATCAGGACGGGGAAATCACATTCATAGAGGATGCGGATGTTCCGGCCCAGGTGATACAGGAAGAGCGCCGACAGGTAGACACCGCTTATTTTGAATATGACGGCTACAAGCTGTTTCGCTATACGAGCCCGCAGGGGTGGCAGCTCTTGACCGTCGTTTCGAAGGCGACATTCGACAGTGAGATTTATACCTGGCTGCGCAACATGATTATTTTAACCGTTACGACACTTGGATTTGCCATGCTGCTCGCTTATTTCATTTGGAAAAGAGTGTACCATCCTCTTCGTCATGTCAATCAGGAGATTGTGCGAATGGCCAAGAACCGGTCTGCTCCCGTCTCACTCACCAACGTGCTTGAATTCGATACTGTGCTCAGAAATTTTCAGAAGATGAAGACTACGGTCAACGAACTGATCGATACCGTCTCTTTGAATGAGAAGCGGAAGAGCGAGCTGGAAATTGAGAAACTGCTGAATCAGATCAATCCGCATTTTCTGCACAACACATTAAATTCAGTTCAATGGCTGGCAAGAATGAACGGTCAGAAGGAGATTGACCAGTTAGTCACTCTATTGGTGAAAGTGCTGCACTACAATTTGGGAAAACAGAGCTTGATTGTCACCATCAAGGACGAGATTGACGCCTTAAAGAATTATATGGAGCTTCAAAAAATACGCTATGACTACGAATTCGATTTTCATATCTCGGTGGATGAAGATATTCTATCCGTAGCCGTTCCACGCTTTTTGCTACAGCCTCTGGTTGAGAACGCGATCTATCACGGCATGAATGAAAGCAACGGCAGAGTTGATGTCAGTATCGAATTGAACGGCGAGGGTGCCGTGCTGCTGAAAGTGGAAGATAACGGGTCAGGTATGGACGCCGAGGCTCTTCAGCGGATGCTGTCGGACGACGGAGCGAAGATGAGGGGACTTGGCATCGGTCTCTCTTACGTAAAACGTATGCTGGATCATTATTACCGTGAGCACATGACATTTCATATAGATAGTGAGATCGATAGAGGTACCACCATTACGATTATCATTCCAAAGAAGATCAAGGGGGATATGGATGATCAAAGCCATCGTCGTGGATGA
- a CDS encoding response regulator transcription factor, translating into MIKAIVVDDERLVRKGFISLVDWSSYGIVIVGEAADGKSALSLLRETEVDLLFADITMPGLSGFELIKQVRQSFPHIHSVVLTCHHEFDFIQEAIRLGAIDYIVKTLLEVECIDKVMTRIVERIEWEEGNKKAYHAMKLEKRFPTDKSLVFLPLTEHSSANDLQRLPLVQKHALIEINGVWVMPLLHANREEDWKLGLQGLGEAGWLAIVLTDVQDRFLEETAHIVQERASHLIFYGQNDSGWIQIDFHEIEQWKSIESSKDLEVMFRDLKWLLYTAEWELLVRKVEELNPSPALIEKLTRELCELWRGVLVSQGIAESLQSAINMNTTWTHWKVWLNRFADGAKGRMLDLGLSKEVMYCLIRAFIYMRLHAGEKINQKDVAVQINMSRSYFSQCFAKLAGANFGDVLRGMRIERAKALLLESDWPIYEVASRAGFEDEKYFSRLFREFVGRSPSEFRASHA; encoded by the coding sequence ATGATCAAAGCCATCGTCGTGGATGATGAACGCCTGGTGCGGAAGGGTTTTATTTCGCTTGTGGATTGGTCTTCCTACGGCATCGTGATCGTAGGCGAGGCGGCAGACGGGAAATCGGCGCTCTCTTTGCTTAGGGAGACAGAAGTAGACCTGCTTTTTGCAGACATTACGATGCCCGGTCTTTCTGGATTTGAGCTGATTAAGCAGGTCCGGCAATCATTTCCCCACATTCATTCGGTTGTTTTGACCTGTCATCATGAATTTGATTTTATTCAAGAGGCGATTCGGCTGGGAGCTATCGATTATATTGTCAAAACGCTGCTGGAAGTCGAGTGTATCGATAAGGTAATGACGCGTATTGTCGAGCGGATCGAGTGGGAAGAGGGGAATAAAAAAGCTTATCATGCGATGAAGTTGGAGAAGCGGTTCCCTACCGACAAATCGCTCGTATTCTTGCCGCTTACGGAGCATTCCTCTGCCAATGACCTACAGCGTCTGCCGCTGGTGCAAAAGCATGCCCTCATTGAAATCAATGGCGTCTGGGTGATGCCGCTCCTCCATGCGAACCGGGAAGAGGATTGGAAGTTGGGGCTGCAGGGGCTGGGGGAAGCGGGTTGGCTGGCTATTGTTTTGACGGATGTCCAAGACCGCTTCCTTGAAGAAACCGCGCACATCGTGCAAGAGCGTGCTTCTCATCTCATCTTTTATGGTCAAAACGATAGCGGATGGATCCAAATTGACTTTCATGAAATAGAGCAATGGAAGTCGATAGAGTCCAGCAAGGACCTGGAGGTGATGTTCCGGGATCTCAAGTGGTTACTATACACAGCGGAATGGGAGCTGCTTGTACGGAAGGTGGAGGAATTAAATCCCAGTCCTGCTTTGATCGAGAAGCTGACTAGGGAGCTGTGTGAGCTGTGGAGAGGCGTGCTTGTAAGTCAAGGGATTGCAGAATCGTTACAATCTGCGATTAACATGAATACAACCTGGACGCATTGGAAGGTCTGGTTGAACCGTTTCGCCGATGGAGCCAAGGGAAGAATGCTCGACTTGGGTTTATCCAAAGAAGTCATGTATTGCTTGATTCGGGCGTTCATCTATATGAGACTGCATGCCGGTGAGAAAATCAATCAAAAGGACGTCGCTGTGCAGATTAATATGAGCCGCAGCTACTTTAGCCAATGCTTTGCCAAGCTTGCAGGAGCGAACTTCGGAGACGTGCTGCGGGGCATGCGGATTGAACGCGCCAAAGCCCTCCTGCTGGAAAGCGACTGGCCGATTTATGAGGTGGCCTCCAGGGCAGGCTTTGAGGACGAGAAATATTTTAGCAGGCTGTTTCGTGAATTTGTCGGACGTTCCCCGTCGGAATTTCGGGCAAGTCATGCCTGA
- a CDS encoding DUF3231 family protein, whose amino-acid sequence MEQHHIRLTASEIGGLWTNYVTDSMFICIFQYFLQHVEDREIQQILEHALDLAEQHIQVITKIFHEEGHAIPLGFTEGDVHVSAPRLFSDEFFLFFTKQMAKGALVTYGGILALTFRKDIREHFMSCLSSTMELFNEATDLLMSKGLEVKSPYIPYIEQVDMVEKQHFLAGWFGDQRPLTAMEITNLYTNIQTNHLGRTLVTAFGQVAQHEDVRSYMRRGKELASKHLEVLGKFLAESDLPIPMTWDASVLPESKAPFSDKIMMFMISLMSASGIGNYGFAISASPRRDIASTYSRLFAETALFAEDGANIEIKHAWMEKPPQAANRAALMK is encoded by the coding sequence ATGGAACAGCATCATATCCGCTTAACCGCTTCCGAAATTGGAGGCTTATGGACGAATTATGTGACGGACAGTATGTTTATTTGCATTTTTCAATATTTTCTCCAGCATGTTGAGGACAGGGAAATCCAACAGATATTGGAGCATGCGCTGGATTTGGCGGAACAGCATATTCAGGTGATTACCAAAATCTTTCATGAAGAAGGGCATGCCATACCGCTGGGTTTTACAGAGGGAGATGTCCATGTATCGGCTCCGAGACTATTCTCGGATGAATTTTTCTTGTTTTTTACGAAGCAAATGGCCAAAGGCGCTCTAGTCACGTACGGCGGGATTTTGGCGCTGACGTTCCGTAAGGATATACGGGAGCACTTTATGTCCTGTCTGTCGTCCACAATGGAGCTTTTTAATGAAGCGACGGATCTGTTGATGTCTAAGGGATTAGAAGTGAAATCTCCTTATATTCCCTATATTGAGCAGGTAGATATGGTGGAAAAGCAGCATTTTCTCGCCGGTTGGTTCGGTGACCAAAGGCCCTTAACGGCCATGGAAATTACAAATCTTTACACCAATATTCAGACCAATCACTTAGGTCGTACCCTCGTAACAGCTTTTGGTCAGGTGGCCCAGCATGAGGATGTCCGATCCTACATGAGACGCGGTAAAGAGCTTGCATCCAAGCACCTTGAGGTTCTTGGGAAATTTTTAGCTGAGTCTGATCTGCCTATTCCTATGACCTGGGATGCAAGTGTTCTGCCGGAAAGCAAAGCCCCTTTTAGCGACAAAATCATGATGTTCATGATCTCGCTGATGTCCGCTTCGGGGATCGGTAACTATGGATTTGCTATCTCAGCCAGCCCAAGAAGGGATATCGCTAGCACCTACTCTCGACTTTTTGCGGAAACCGCCTTGTTTGCCGAGGATGGAGCCAATATTGAAATCAAACATGCTTGGATGGAAAAGCCGCCACAGGCTGCAAACCGGGCGGCCTTGATGAAGTGA
- a CDS encoding DUF2935 domain-containing protein, with the protein MQFYYGDKMPLRILDEGEFWKMQEAEHTDVIRALVPNLEQPFVDALKEWEQALARTHAMFVRYIEVVGRMDQVSPEIYKQIMDLVVFSLQQSEQFVQLLNQLGTSSDALKSNPTAITVLNHIRRESEYFIGIAQALLSSSHTA; encoded by the coding sequence GTGCAGTTTTACTATGGGGATAAAATGCCTTTACGTATTTTGGATGAAGGTGAATTCTGGAAAATGCAGGAGGCAGAGCATACGGATGTCATCCGCGCATTAGTTCCTAATCTGGAGCAGCCGTTTGTTGATGCGCTCAAGGAATGGGAGCAGGCATTGGCACGGACTCATGCTATGTTTGTTCGATATATCGAGGTTGTCGGCAGAATGGACCAGGTCAGTCCCGAGATTTATAAGCAGATCATGGATTTGGTGGTGTTTTCCCTTCAACAAAGTGAACAATTCGTTCAGCTGCTGAACCAGCTCGGCACCAGCAGTGACGCGTTAAAAAGTAACCCTACGGCGATTACCGTGCTGAACCATATACGGAGAGAATCGGAATACTTTATCGGTATCGCGCAAGCGCTGCTCAGTAGTTCTCATACCGCATGA